TGTGCTCAACGAAGAGCTCAGAAACCCGACTCTTTGAGAGTCCAAATGAATCCATCAATGCTTCGGTAACCAGCTCCAGATTGCGGCTGCCGAGTCCACGAAACAACGACTCGATCACGTAGGTCGGTGGCTCCGCGGCCTGGCGCATTTCATGGTAGATCTGTGGCGAAAACGTCTTCCCGGTTTCGGCATCATACACCCTGGGTACTGCCACCGGCAGCTTCTGTCCTCCTACAGCAAGACTGCCAGGATTACGTCCCCAGCGGCTGTAGCGCCCCTGGTGAGGCTTGTCATGGCTATGGCGCTCCCCGGCTAGGTGCGTCACCTCCCGTTCCATCAGCTGAACGCCAACATGTCTGCTCAGCTCCAGATGATGTAACACGAGTGCCGCGACTTCGTCGCCTGCCAGCTCCGCTAGTGTTTCGATTGCCGCACTAAGATCTGGGTGCGTATGTTTGGATCGCATGGGGCTCCTTTGTTTGGTGTTTGGTTGTTTAGTTTCTCCAAATTACCAACCACAAAGCGAGCCTCTTTTTTTTCAACTAACTTTCGGACACTGTCTTCATAGATTGCAAGTCTACGTATGAAAACACATGATACATACATTCAGGAGAATATTCGTCAGCATGAACGGATCGCCACACTCTATACAAAACGGCATTCCGAAATTTATAACTCGGTTGAGCAGGCACGCCTGGCAGCACTGATAGGCTTGGCAACCGGTCTGGTGAAATCTGGATCCAGGCGGGCATTGGATTTCGGGTGTGGCGATGGTAATCTGACCCGACACATTCTACACCATGGCTTCCATGTTATCTGTGCAGATGTTACCCCCTCCTTCACTCGTATCTCCTCTGCTATCGATCCTAATGCTACAACTCCACATATCCTAAACGGTAGAGACCTTACTGAATTTGGTAATGGTATTTTTGATTTTATAGCAACCTACAGTGTACTGCACCATGTTCCGGACTATTTACACATTGTTTCTGAAATGATTCGAATACTTTCTCCTGGTGGGGTACTGGTTATCGATCACGAAGCTTCGAGTGAATACTGGA
This is a stretch of genomic DNA from Ignavibacteria bacterium. It encodes these proteins:
- a CDS encoding transposase yields the protein MRSKHTHPDLSAAIETLAELAGDEVAALVLHHLELSRHVGVQLMEREVTHLAGERHSHDKPHQGRYSRWGRNPGSLAVGGQKLPVAVPRVYDAETGKTFSPQIYHEMRQAAEPPTYVIESLFRGLGSRNLELVTEALMDSFGLSKSRVSELFVEHSAAILEEFLQRRLDESTYVAVFIDGKCIQGQNIVSVIGVTEAGEKYRWG
- a CDS encoding class I SAM-dependent methyltransferase, whose translation is MKTHDTYIQENIRQHERIATLYTKRHSEIYNSVEQARLAALIGLATGLVKSGSRRALDFGCGDGNLTRHILHHGFHVICADVTPSFTRISSAIDPNATTPHILNGRDLTEFGNGIFDFIATYSVLHHVPDYLHIVSEMIRILSPGGVLVIDHEASSEYWTNSPLLAELRSASTAPRSPFWYMKRIFSVNWWIKRFRKFRNPRYSEEGDIHVWPDDHIEWDKIRSLMVDAGLELCADEDYLLYQPQYSLELYEQYRNRCSDMHVIVARKPLRA